The genomic DNA GATTTTCTTCTAAAGTATCTAGTACTTTTTTCTTATCTTCTTCAAGTCTCATATCTATAAAATCTATAATAATAATTCCACCTAAATTTCTTAATCTAAGTTGTCTTGGAATCTCCTTAGCTGCTTCAATATTAGTATTCACAACAGTTTTTTCTAGATTATAGCTACCTGTATTTTTACCTGTATTTACATCTATACTTACAAGTGCTTCAGTTTTTTCTATTACAAGATATCCTCCACATTCAAGTGGTACCTCCTCTTTTAAAGCACTATCTATCTCTTGATTAATATTATAAATATCAAAAATATTTTCTCCGTTTTCAGCTTTATATAATTTTATTTTAGTTTTTAATGTAGTTTCACTAAAAGCATTTATATAGTCTAAAATTTCCCAATACGCTTCTAAATCATCAACAATAAGCTCATCGACATCATTGGTAAATATGTCTCTTAAAACTGTAGTTACTACTCCATTATCCTTATATAAAACCTCTCCTACTTTTGCATCACTAGTTTTTTTCTCAATATCTTCCCATTTTTTTACAAGATATTCCATCTCTCTTTCAAAATGAAAAAATGTTTTTCCCTGTGCAGCTGTTCTTATTATTACGCCCATATCTTCTGGTGTAATATCTTTAAATATCTCTTCTAGACGATTACGTTCTTCTTCATCTTTTATTTTTTTAGATATTGCTATATGATCATTATTTGGCATAAGCACAAGATATTTACCAGGAAGTGTATAGTGAGTTGTTACTCTTGCTCCCTTAGTTCCCCTAGGCTCATTTAATACTTGTACTACTACCTCATCACCTACATTTAAAATATCCTCTATAGGTCGACTACTATTATATATTCCATCTAAATATTTTTCTTCAAATTCCCTCAAATCATTTACATATAAAAAGGCATTCTTTTCTAGTCCAATATTTACAAAAGCTGATTCCATACCAGGTAATACATTTGCAACTTTTCCTTTATATATACTCCCGTTTATTCGTCCCTCTTCTGCTCTTTCAATGAGTATTTCCATTACCTTTCCATTTTCAATGATAGCTGCTCTTGATTGGAATTTATCTATGTTGATTACTATACGTTTCATCTTATGCCAACTCTCCCCTTAGTATATCTAACCTAGAATATTTTTTTCCATTCACAACTATATCATCTCTTGGTATTAAATTGTCTATACTTATGCTAAAATAATCTTTAAGTCTTATTTTATTAGCTTTATTTATTCCAACATATCTTGAGATGCTCTTTTCATTTCCTAAAATTTCGAGTTTATTTTCCTTCTCTATAATTTTTCTAAAAAAATCATAGTATATTTCTGTTTCAACTAATTCTCTAAATGCTGGGTGGAAAGGTCCTCCCAATACCACACCATCTTCTCTTAAATCTTCACTTGGTTGAAGTCCTACTCTTATTATATTCACTCCATGTAATTCAATAAGTGCATATATTTTTCTTGTTCTTTTTACTGCTTCTTCAATAGTTAGAGCATGATATTCACCACACTTAAACATATTTTCCATCTTTGTTCCTTTGATCACAAGAGTTGGATATATTCTAACCATATCTGGTTTCATTTCTAAAGCCTTACATGCAGTCATGTAATCACTTTCATCTGTTGATTTAGGCAATCCTATCATCAATTGAATTCCTAATGCAATTTGTGCCTCTTTTATAAGCTTACATGCTTTTTCTACTACCTCAACAGGATAATATCTTTCAGTTGCTAAAAGCACTTCTTCATCTAAAGATTGAACTCCAAGTTCTACTGCTGTTACCCCATATTTCTTTAGCTGTGCTACGATTTCTTCGTTTATACAATCTGGCCTTGTAGATAGTCTTATTCCATCTACTAATCCTCTTTTTATATACTCATATGTTGCCTCTAAGTATGCTTTTTGCAACCCCATGGAAATTCCCGTAAAAGTTCCACCAAAGAAAGCCACTTCTTTTTTGGACTTCTTTGGAAGAGTTTTTAAATAGGTCTCTATTGTAAATTTTAAGTCCTCTATTGTAACGTCAGTCTCTCTTCCATTTATCTTTTTTTGATTACAGAACACACAAGAATTCGGACACCCAAAATGGCTGATAAAAATTGGAATGTTATAGTGTTTCATGTATTTTTACCCCTAATTCTTTACAAAGTACTTTAGCTGCTGCTTGCTCTGCACTTTTTTTATTTTTTCCACTACCTACTGCTACAAGTTTTCCATCTTCTCCATTGTTGATTTTAACAGCTATTTCAAATATTTTTTGATGATCCGGACCTATTTCATTTATTACTGAATATTCTGGGATTATTTTATATTCTTTTTGACTGTACTCTTGAAGTATAGTTTTAAAATCCAGTATCTCCTCATTTGTATCTACATTATCTATTGAATCCTTAATATGACTAAGTGCAAATTTTTTAGCAGTTTCAAAGTCAGAATCTATATATATAGCTCCTAAAATAGCTTCAAATGCATCTCCTAAGATAGAGCTTCTCTCTCTACCACCTGTTAATTCTTCTCCTCTACTTAATAAAAGATACTTACCTACTTCTAACCTTTTTGAAATAGCTGCAAGTACAGGTTCACTTACTACCATAGATTTGATTTTTGCTAAATCTCCCTCTGTTGAATCTTCATAGCTTTTATACAGATATTCTGTAACAACAAGATCTAGAACTGCATCTCCTAGCAGTTCTAGTCTTTCATTACTTATTTTCTTATATTTTCTATGTTCATTTCCAAAAGATCTATGGAGAAGTGAATTTTTAAGAAGCTCTTTATTATTAAAAGAGTATCCAAGATTTTTCTCAAAATCTAAATAGTTTTTCTTCAAAATTCTCCTCCTTTTGTTCTATTTGTATTTTCTCATTGCAATAACTGCATTGTGTCCACCAAAACCTAGTGAACTAGACATAGCTACTTCTATATCTTTTTTAACAGCTTTATTTGGAACATAATTTAAATCACATTCTGGATCAGGATTGTCATAATTTATAGTAGGTGGTACTATTCCTTCTGAAAGAACCTTAGCTATAATTACAGCTTCCATTCCTCCAGCAGAACCAAGTCCATGTCCTGTTGCTCCTTTTGTTGAAGAAACTAAAAGTTCTTTTGCATGTTCTCCAAATACAGCTTTTATAGCAGCTGTTTCATTGCTATCATTTGCTGGTGTTGATGTTCCGTGAGCATTTATATACCCGACATCTTTAAGATCTATGTTTCCTTCTTTAAGAGCCATTTTAAAAGCTCTAGCAGCTCCCTCTCCACCTGTTACTGGAGCAGTTATATGATAAGCATCACAAGTTTCTCCATATCCTACAATTTCTGCATATATTTTAGCTCCTCTTTTTTTAGCAGACTCTAATTCTTCTAGAATTAAAATTCCTGCTCCTTCTCCCATTACAAAGCCATCTCTATCAAGAGTAAAAGGCCTTGATGCTTTTTGTGGTTCGTCATTTCTTGTAGATAGAGCTTTCATATTAGCAAATGCATTCATTGCAAAAGGAGTGATCGCTGCTTCTGTTCCTCCAGCTATCATAGCTTTTGCTCTACCATTTTTTATCATCTCAAAAGCATCTCCAACAGAATGAGTTCCTGCTGCACATGCTGTTACTACTGCTTTATTAGGTCCTTTTGCTCCAAAATATATTCCTATATTTCCTGCTGCCATATTTGCTATCATTGCCGGAATAGTAAAAGGAGATATTCTTCTTACACCTTTATTTATCATTGCTGCATGTTGATCTTCAAATATTTCAATTCCACCTATACCAGAAGATACAACAACTCCTATATCTTCAGCATTTGTTTCATCTATTGTTAATCCTGCATCATCAAGAGCCATTTTTGTAGCTGCAATAGCAAATTGAGTATTTCTTGCTAGCTTTTTTATCTCTTTTTTTTCAATACCAAAATCAAGAGGATTAAAATCTTTTACTTCAGCTGCAATTTGAACAGGCATATCTGTAGTATCATAAGATGTTATTTTATCGACTCCTGTTTCACCGTCTAGGATTCTCTTCCAGCTTTTTTCTAGTCCAGTACCAAGGGCAGTTATTAGTCCAATTCCTGTAACTACTACTCTATTCACGTTATCACCTCAAATTAAAATATATACAAATAACGGGGTACTCTTAAATACCCCGCCTTGGCTTTATTTAATTATTTGTTGCTTATATAATCAATTACATCTTGAACTGTTTTGATTTTTTCTGCATCAGTATCAGGAATTTCTACGTCGAATTCTTCTTCAAATGCCATTATTAGTTCAACTGTATCTAAAGAGTCAGCCCCTAGATCTTCTACAAAATTTGCTTCAGGAACTACTTGTTCAGGTTCTACTCCTAATTGTTCTACAACTATTTCTCTTATTTTATCTAACATTTTTTCCTCCTTAGTTTTTCTTTATATAATAAAGTATATATAATAGATTTTACATTATATTTTGTAAATCTTCAAGTTTTTCTATATTTTTTATTTCAAATTCTTTATCAATTTTTTTAATTAGTCCAGATAATACTTTACCAGGGCCAATTTCATATATAGTTGTTACACCTTGTTCTTTCATTTTTTTAACTGTATCTACCCATTTTACTGGTCCAAAACTTTGTGCATAAATTTCTTCTTTTATATCTTCAACACTAGTTAAAATATCAGCAGTTGTATTTGCTATTAACTTTACATCTGTCATTTTAAAATCGTAGTTATTAGCTTCTTCTTTTAATTTTTCTCCTGCTTCTTTCATTAGTGATGAATGAAAAGGTCCAGATACAGCAAGAGGCATAGCTCTTCTAGCACCAGCTTCTTTTAATGCTACACATGCTTTTTCTATTGCATCTTTTTGACCTGCTATAACTGTTTGTTTTGGTTCATTAAAATTAACTGCTTCTACAACTCCATCAACAGTTTTTAAAACTTCAACTATTTTATCTGATTCTAATCCAATGATTGCAGCCATTCCACCATTTACTTTTTGAGCCACATCATTCATAAATTTTCCTCTAGCTGCTGTTAGTTTTACAGCATCTTCTATTGAAAGATATCCTGCTGCTCCAAATGCTGCATATTCACCAACTGAGTGTCCTGCAACAAAATCAGGTTTGATCCCTTTTTCTTCTAATAGTTTAGTAAGTACAAGACTCATTGATACTATTGCAGGTTGAGTATTTTTTGTTTCTTTTAATGCTTCTTCTGGTCCTTCAAACATAACTGTTTTTAGGTCAAAATCTAATTTTGAAAATAAGCTATCAAACTCTTTTCTAGCAATTTCATTATTTTCATAAAGTTCTTTTCCCATTCCAACATATTGTGCTCCTTGTCCTGGAAAAACAAAAGCTACTTTAGCCATTTTACCTCCTTGATAAATATCTGTGCTTACTATATCATAGCACCTTATTTATGTCAACATTTATTAGTAACACCATTTCATGATGATTGAACCATATGTAAGTCCAGCACCAAATCCTGTTAAGGCTATAGTATCTCCCTTTTTAATAATTCCTTTTTCTAAAGCCTCACCTAAAGCTATTCCTACAGATGCAGAAGATGTATTTCCATATCTTTGTAGATTTACGTAAAACTTCTCCATAGGTACGTGTATTCTTTTAGCTGCTGCTTCAATAATTCTTATATTTGCTTGATGAGGAAATACCATTTTTATATCTTCTGATTTTACACCAGCTATTTTCATAGCCTTATTTGTTGATGAAGGAAGAGCGTGTACTGCAAATTTAAATACATCTGTTCCTTTCATTTTTACAAAGTTTTCTCTATTTTCTATAGTTTCAATAGTATTTGGTTTTTTAGTTCCACCAGCAGGTATTTTTAAGATTTCATCATCTTCACCTTCTGCTCCAAGATATGCTCCTAAAAATCCATATCCATCTTCTACTTCTCCTACTATAGCTGCAGCTGCTCCATCACCAAATAATACGCAAGTATTTCTATCTTGCATATCTATTATTCTTGACAATGTTTCTGCTCCTATTACAAGTATATTTTTATATACTCCACCTCTTATCATTCCACCAGCTACAGTAAGACCATATATAAATCCACTACAAGCTGCATTTAAGTCAAAGCATGGAGTTTGTTTTGCTTCAAGTCTTTTTTGTACTAAACATGCTGATGCTTGAACTAAATAGTCTGGTGTACAAGTTGCAACTAAAATTAAGTCAATATCATCAATTGACATTTTAGCATTTTCTAATGCTTTTTTAGCTGCTTCTACACATAAATCAGAAGTTGCTTGATCCTTTGCTGCAAATCTTCTTTCTTCTATTCCAGTTCTTGTTCTTATCCATTCATCACTAGTATCGATTATTTTTTCAAAATCAAGGTTTGTCATTACATGTTCTGGAGCATAATACCCCATCCCTTTGATTCCAACACTTTTAAAATCCATTTTTCCTCCTATAATTATATCTCCTCTTTATCTTCTATTACTATTATTTTTTTAAGTTCATCTATAAATTTCATCTGTGCAAATTTATTCGCTACTTTTATAGCATTTTTTATAGCTATTGAGTCAGAATTTCCATGAGCTTTTATAGAAATACCATTTAGTCCTAGAAAAATAGCTCCTCCATATTCTGAAGAGTCCATCTTTTTAACTATTGTTTTTAACGCAGGTTTTATAAGAAGTGCCCCCAATTTATATATAAATGATTTTTCAATTTCACTTTTCATTGATGATAATATAAATTTAGCTACTCCTTCTGAAGTTTTTAAGACCATATTTCCAGTAAATCCATCAGTAACAACCACATCTACGTCACCATTTAACATCTCTGTACTTTCTATATTTCCAATAAAGTTTACTTTTTCATTTTGTTTTAAAAGTTCATAAGCTCCCCTAGTTACTTCATTACCTTTACCAGATTCAGTACCAATATTTAAAAGTCCAACAGTTGGATTTTTTCTTCCTAATAATATTTCTAGATACTTAGCTCCCATCATAGCATATTGATTTAAAAATTCAGGTTTGCAGTCTGCTGTAGCTCCTGCATCTAACAAAAGCATATTTCCTTTTTTGTTAGGAAACATTGTAGCAATAGCTGGTCTCATTACACCTTTTATTCTTTTTAATTTCAATTGGCTTGCCGTTATAAGTGCTCCTGTATTTCCAGCAGAAACAGATGCATCAACTCTTCCATCTTTTACAAGTTCTAAAGTTCTATTCATTGAAGAATCTTTTTTTCCTTTTACAGCTGCAACTGGATCATCTGTCATAGCTATTATTTCTCTAGCATCAACTATCTGTATCTTATTTTTATCAACATTATATTTTGAAAGTTCTTGTTCTATTATTTCTTTTTGTCCAACAAGAACAAGTTCAAGATCTTCTATTTCCTCTAAAGCCTTTATAGCTCCCTTTATTGTTTCTACAGGTGCATTATCTCCACCCATGGCATCTAAGGCTATTCTCATTTTTTTCCTCCTGACTAATATTATCTCTCTATATTATACATTAAACATTTGTATTTTAAAAACTTTTTTACTTTTTATTAAAATTTCAACAAAATAAAATTACACCTATCTTTTATCAGTGCTGTTTTCTTATTATACATATTTCCAGTGCAACAGTCAATAATTCTTCCTATATTCTTACATTTTTTTAATTTTTCGTCATTATTTTGAAAAAACGTTTTTCTAACATAAAACAATGTTTCAAAACAAATAAAAAAAGACAAGAATGGTTCTTGTCTTTTTTTATCTAATTAAACACTCTAATTACTCAGCTTGTTCAGTTATAACTTGTTTACCATTGTAGTCTCCACATGAAAGACATACTCTGTGTGGTCTTCTAGGAGCCCCACATTTTTCACAAGTTACTAATCCTACTGCAGTTAAAGCATGATGAGATCTTCTCATGTTTTTCTTAGCTTTTGCTGTTTTTTTCTTAGGTACTGCCATCTTAGTTTCCCTCCTACTACTTATCTTATTTAAAAATTAATTTTTTATTTGTAATAATTGCTGCCACCTTGGGTCAATCCCGTCATCCTTATATTTTTCGATGTGTGATTCATCGTCGCAGTTAGGATAACATTGCGGGTATGGAGGCAAATCAAGTATTATATACTCTCTAACCAAAGCGTCTAAATCAATAGTATCATCTATGATTTGATCATAGATTTCTTCTTCAGTTACATCACATTCTTGATTTAAACTTTTCAAATACTTATTATATTGAGCTTCGTCAAGATATGTAGCAGTGAAACTATTTTCTAAATCTACTACATTTTCTTTAAGACATCTCACACACTGCGTATTAACCTTAGTTGTATAGTGTCCACTCAATGTTATTTTTCCATTGTTGTTAACAGCTGTTCCAATAATATGTACTCTTTCTTTAAGTTCTACATCTTCCATACGGTCAATATAAAAATCAAATTTCAGAGTGTTATCTAAAACTTCATTAAAATCTTTAATTTGCAGTTTCAAAACAATCTCCTCCAATCGTACACCTAGATATTCTACTAAGTTTTTGTAATATTGTCAAGTAATTTTTCTTAACATACAAAGTTTTTTAACCTATACATTGAATAAAAATTCCATTAAATCCCCATCTTGAACAATATATTCTTTTCCTTCTAATCTTAATACTCCAGCTTCTTGTGCACCTTTCCATCCAGCATATTTAATAAAGTCATCATAAGAAACAACTTTTGCTCTTATAAATCCTTTTTCAAAGTCTGTATGTATTTCACCAGCTGCTTTTGGAGCAGTATCTCCTATTTTTATAGTCCATGCTCTTACTTCTTTTACTCCAGCAGTAAAATATGTTTGAAGCCCTAAAAGCTTAAATCCTGCTCTTATTAATCTATTAAGTCCTGCTTCTTCTACTCCTAAAGCCTCTAAAAACTCTTTTTTGCTCTCTTCATCGTCCATTTCTTGTAGTTCAGCTTCAACTTTTGCCGATACAATAACAACTTCTGAACCTAAAGCTTTTGCATACTCTTTAACTCTATCTACATATTCATTTCCATTTGCTAAGTCATCTTCTCCAACATTAGCTGCAAATATCATAGGTTTTATTGTTAAAAGTTGGTATACTCTTATTAATTCTAACTCTTCTTCACTAAGATCTAAAGTTTTTAAAAGTTGAAAATCTTCTAAATGTACCTTACATTTTTCTAATACTGGCATAAGAGCTACTGATTCTTTTATTTTATTTAAAGCTAGTTTTTTATGTTTTTCTATTGCTTTTTCAATAGTTTCCATATCAGCAAATATAAGCTCATTATTTATTATTTCTATATCTCTTATAGGGTCAACAGATCCACTTACATGAATTACATTGCCATCGTCAAAACATCTTACAACTTGGCAAATTGCTGCAGTTGATCTAATATTTGAAAGAAACTTATTTCCAAGTCCTTCTCCTTTTGCTGCCCCTTTTACAAGTCCAGCTATATCTATAAATTCAACTGTTGCATGTAAAACTCTTTGAGGATTTATTATTTCAGCTAGTTTTTCTAATCTACTATCTGGAACTGTTACCATTCCAACGTTTGGTTCTATTGTACAAAACGGATAGTTAGCTGCCTCTGCTGCTCCTGCTTTAGTTATAGCATTAAAAAGTGTAGATTTTCCAACATTTGGAAGTCCTACTATTCCTATTCCAATCATTAAAAAGCCCTCCTGAAAATTTATATTACTCCGTATTTTATCACATATAATTTTTTTTGTAAATACCATTTGATTTTAAAAGAATAATATCTATTTTATATAAAATAAATACCTTATTTTTAAAATTAATTATTAATTGTTTCTGATTTTTCCTTATCTACTCCACTAATTTTTTCTTCCTTTTCAACAGAGACCTTTTCTGAATTTCCAGCTTTTAATATTTTTTCAATTCTTTTCATTCTCTTATCTACGTCGTTAATACGAAATTCTAATGAATTTAAAATCCAAAATTGAAAATGTATAGAACGCTGCACTTCATAAAACATCCACAATACTT from Fusobacterium hominis includes the following:
- the plsX gene encoding phosphate acyltransferase PlsX; protein product: MRIALDAMGGDNAPVETIKGAIKALEEIEDLELVLVGQKEIIEQELSKYNVDKNKIQIVDAREIIAMTDDPVAAVKGKKDSSMNRTLELVKDGRVDASVSAGNTGALITASQLKLKRIKGVMRPAIATMFPNKKGNMLLLDAGATADCKPEFLNQYAMMGAKYLEILLGRKNPTVGLLNIGTESGKGNEVTRGAYELLKQNEKVNFIGNIESTEMLNGDVDVVVTDGFTGNMVLKTSEGVAKFILSSMKSEIEKSFIYKLGALLIKPALKTIVKKMDSSEYGGAIFLGLNGISIKAHGNSDSIAIKNAIKVANKFAQMKFIDELKKIIVIEDKEEI
- the rpmF gene encoding 50S ribosomal protein L32 → MAVPKKKTAKAKKNMRRSHHALTAVGLVTCEKCGAPRRPHRVCLSCGDYNGKQVITEQAE
- a CDS encoding elongator complex protein 3; the protein is MKHYNIPIFISHFGCPNSCVFCNQKKINGRETDVTIEDLKFTIETYLKTLPKKSKKEVAFFGGTFTGISMGLQKAYLEATYEYIKRGLVDGIRLSTRPDCINEEIVAQLKKYGVTAVELGVQSLDEEVLLATERYYPVEVVEKACKLIKEAQIALGIQLMIGLPKSTDESDYMTACKALEMKPDMVRIYPTLVIKGTKMENMFKCGEYHALTIEEAVKRTRKIYALIELHGVNIIRVGLQPSEDLREDGVVLGGPFHPAFRELVETEIYYDFFRKIIEKENKLEILGNEKSISRYVGINKANKIRLKDYFSISIDNLIPRDDIVVNGKKYSRLDILRGELA
- a CDS encoding YceD family protein, which gives rise to MKLQIKDFNEVLDNTLKFDFYIDRMEDVELKERVHIIGTAVNNNGKITLSGHYTTKVNTQCVRCLKENVVDLENSFTATYLDEAQYNKYLKSLNQECDVTEEEIYDQIIDDTIDLDALVREYIILDLPPYPQCYPNCDDESHIEKYKDDGIDPRWQQLLQIKN
- the fabD gene encoding ACP S-malonyltransferase; translated protein: MAKVAFVFPGQGAQYVGMGKELYENNEIARKEFDSLFSKLDFDLKTVMFEGPEEALKETKNTQPAIVSMSLVLTKLLEEKGIKPDFVAGHSVGEYAAFGAAGYLSIEDAVKLTAARGKFMNDVAQKVNGGMAAIIGLESDKIVEVLKTVDGVVEAVNFNEPKQTVIAGQKDAIEKACVALKEAGARRAMPLAVSGPFHSSLMKEAGEKLKEEANNYDFKMTDVKLIANTTADILTSVEDIKEEIYAQSFGPVKWVDTVKKMKEQGVTTIYEIGPGKVLSGLIKKIDKEFEIKNIEKLEDLQNIM
- the rnc gene encoding ribonuclease III, yielding MKKNYLDFEKNLGYSFNNKELLKNSLLHRSFGNEHRKYKKISNERLELLGDAVLDLVVTEYLYKSYEDSTEGDLAKIKSMVVSEPVLAAISKRLEVGKYLLLSRGEELTGGRERSSILGDAFEAILGAIYIDSDFETAKKFALSHIKDSIDNVDTNEEILDFKTILQEYSQKEYKIIPEYSVINEIGPDHQKIFEIAVKINNGEDGKLVAVGSGKNKKSAEQAAAKVLCKELGVKIHETL
- a CDS encoding beta-ketoacyl-ACP synthase III, which codes for MDFKSVGIKGMGYYAPEHVMTNLDFEKIIDTSDEWIRTRTGIEERRFAAKDQATSDLCVEAAKKALENAKMSIDDIDLILVATCTPDYLVQASACLVQKRLEAKQTPCFDLNAACSGFIYGLTVAGGMIRGGVYKNILVIGAETLSRIIDMQDRNTCVLFGDGAAAAIVGEVEDGYGFLGAYLGAEGEDDEILKIPAGGTKKPNTIETIENRENFVKMKGTDVFKFAVHALPSSTNKAMKIAGVKSEDIKMVFPHQANIRIIEAAAKRIHVPMEKFYVNLQRYGNTSSASVGIALGEALEKGIIKKGDTIALTGFGAGLTYGSIIMKWCY
- a CDS encoding Rne/Rng family ribonuclease, whose translation is MKRIVINIDKFQSRAAIIENGKVMEILIERAEEGRINGSIYKGKVANVLPGMESAFVNIGLEKNAFLYVNDLREFEEKYLDGIYNSSRPIEDILNVGDEVVVQVLNEPRGTKGARVTTHYTLPGKYLVLMPNNDHIAISKKIKDEEERNRLEEIFKDITPEDMGVIIRTAAQGKTFFHFEREMEYLVKKWEDIEKKTSDAKVGEVLYKDNGVVTTVLRDIFTNDVDELIVDDLEAYWEILDYINAFSETTLKTKIKLYKAENGENIFDIYNINQEIDSALKEEVPLECGGYLVIEKTEALVSIDVNTGKNTGSYNLEKTVVNTNIEAAKEIPRQLRLRNLGGIIIIDFIDMRLEEDKKKVLDTLEENLSKDRIKNNIVHFTDLGLIEMTRKRTGKPLYHYFQEKCPICNGTGKVKSKEAVIHDLLKEIKSCCQDRDISAIKVILSKKLKIAFQETYYDFALEYAKNKKKKILLEDNNQNDYSFTIILMK
- the ychF gene encoding redox-regulated ATPase YchF, which encodes MIGIGIVGLPNVGKSTLFNAITKAGAAEAANYPFCTIEPNVGMVTVPDSRLEKLAEIINPQRVLHATVEFIDIAGLVKGAAKGEGLGNKFLSNIRSTAAICQVVRCFDDGNVIHVSGSVDPIRDIEIINNELIFADMETIEKAIEKHKKLALNKIKESVALMPVLEKCKVHLEDFQLLKTLDLSEEELELIRVYQLLTIKPMIFAANVGEDDLANGNEYVDRVKEYAKALGSEVVIVSAKVEAELQEMDDEESKKEFLEALGVEEAGLNRLIRAGFKLLGLQTYFTAGVKEVRAWTIKIGDTAPKAAGEIHTDFEKGFIRAKVVSYDDFIKYAGWKGAQEAGVLRLEGKEYIVQDGDLMEFLFNV
- the acpP gene encoding acyl carrier protein, with product MLDKIREIVVEQLGVEPEQVVPEANFVEDLGADSLDTVELIMAFEEEFDVEIPDTDAEKIKTVQDVIDYISNK
- the fabF gene encoding beta-ketoacyl-ACP synthase II: MNRVVVTGIGLITALGTGLEKSWKRILDGETGVDKITSYDTTDMPVQIAAEVKDFNPLDFGIEKKEIKKLARNTQFAIAATKMALDDAGLTIDETNAEDIGVVVSSGIGGIEIFEDQHAAMINKGVRRISPFTIPAMIANMAAGNIGIYFGAKGPNKAVVTACAAGTHSVGDAFEMIKNGRAKAMIAGGTEAAITPFAMNAFANMKALSTRNDEPQKASRPFTLDRDGFVMGEGAGILILEELESAKKRGAKIYAEIVGYGETCDAYHITAPVTGGEGAARAFKMALKEGNIDLKDVGYINAHGTSTPANDSNETAAIKAVFGEHAKELLVSSTKGATGHGLGSAGGMEAVIIAKVLSEGIVPPTINYDNPDPECDLNYVPNKAVKKDIEVAMSSSLGFGGHNAVIAMRKYK